From a single Sus scrofa isolate TJ Tabasco breed Duroc chromosome 13, Sscrofa11.1, whole genome shotgun sequence genomic region:
- the C13H21orf33 gene encoding ES1 protein homolog, mitochondrial, whose translation MAAFRVLVASRLAATPAFAPRPGLRLLPLGGWAPSPRAALHASAPRPGARVALVLSGCGVYDGTELHEASAILVHLSRGGAKVQIFAPDVPQMHVVDHSKGQPSEGETRNVLAESARIARGKIADLARLSAADHDAVIFPGGFGAAKNLSTFAVDGKDCKVDRDVERVLREFHGAGKPIGLCCIAPVLAAKVLRGVEVTVGHEQEEGGKWPHAGTAEVIKALGAKHRVAEVTEAHVDRRNKVVTTPAFMCDTELHLVHDGLGAMVREVLELAGH comes from the exons ATGGCGGCCTTCAGAGTTCTGGTGGCGTCCAGGCTGGCAGCGACCCCCGCGTTCGCGCCGCGCCCCGGCCTGCGGCTGCTGCCCTTGGGCGGGTGGGCGCCCTCCCCGCGCGCCGCCCTCCACGCCTCCGCGCCGCGCCCGGGGGCCAGGGTCGCGCTG GTGCTGTCCGGATGCGGCGTCTACGACGGGACGGAGCTGCACGAGGCCTCCGC GATCCTGGTGCACCTGAGCCGCGGCGGCGCCAAGGTCCAGATCTTTGCCCCTGACGTCCCTCAGATGCACGTGGTCGACCACTCCAAGGGGCAGCCTTCTGAGGGTGAGACCAG GAACGTCCTGGCTGAGTCCGCGAGGATCGCCCGCGGCAAGATCGCCGACCTGGCCCGGCTCAGCGCCGCCGACCACGACGCGGTCATCTTCCCCGGGGGCTTCGGAGCCGCCAAGAACCT GAGCACGTTTGCTGTCGACGGGAAGGACTGCAAGGTGGACAGAGACGTGGAGCGCGTCCTGAGGGAGTTCCACGGCGCCGGGAAGCCCATCGG CCTCTGCTGCATCGCTCCCGTCCTCGCGGCCAAAGTGCTGAGGGGCGTCGAGGTCACCGTGGGCCACGAGCAGGAGGAGGGCGGCAAGTGGCCACACGCAGGGACCGCGGAGGTCATCAAAGCCCTGGGCGCCAAGCACCGCGTGGCAGAAGTGACC GAAGCTCACGTGGACCGCAGGAACAAGGTGGTCACCACCCCGGCCTTCATGTGCGACACGGAGCTCCACCTCGTCCACGACGGCCTCGGGGCCATGGTGCGGGAGGTGCTGGAGCTCGCCGGCCACTGA